A DNA window from Gemmatimonadaceae bacterium contains the following coding sequences:
- a CDS encoding NADH-quinone oxidoreductase subunit J: protein MMQEHYPLFYTFHFYFFGVVAIASALTFVTRKSPVAAALWLVNTMFSLAALYILLDAQFVGVMQVLVYAGAIMVVFLFVVMLLNLGHPSEIADARGKWPVMVAALIGLGLLAELMAISRTRIAGRFQVPAGFAVDQMKKYGAVGSVARPLFNEYLLAFELTSVLLLVAIAGAVVLGKRRDSDAG from the coding sequence CATTTCTACTTCTTCGGCGTCGTGGCGATCGCTTCGGCGCTCACCTTCGTCACCAGGAAGAGTCCGGTTGCAGCGGCGCTGTGGCTGGTGAACACGATGTTCTCGCTGGCCGCGCTCTACATTCTGCTCGACGCCCAGTTCGTCGGCGTGATGCAGGTGCTCGTCTATGCCGGCGCGATCATGGTCGTGTTCCTGTTCGTAGTGATGCTCCTGAATCTCGGGCATCCCTCGGAAATCGCCGACGCTCGCGGAAAGTGGCCGGTGATGGTGGCGGCGCTGATCGGGCTCGGGCTCCTGGCGGAGCTGATGGCGATCTCGCGGACGCGGATCGCCGGTCGGTTCCAGGTACCGGCGGGCTTCGCCGTGGATCAGATGAAGAAGTATGGTGCGGTCGGATCTGTGGCGAGACCGCTCTTCAATGAATATCTGCTGGCGTTCGAGCTGACGAGCGTGCTGCTGCTCGTGGCGATCGCGGGCGCGGTGGTTCTCGGAAAGCGGAGGGACAGCGATGCTGGCTGA
- the nuoK gene encoding NADH-quinone oxidoreductase subunit NuoK translates to MLAESLALSAVLFTIGVVGVLIRRNAIIIFMCVELMLNAVNLTFIAFSRYYGAAGQVFVVFVMTVAAAEAAVGLAIIISIFRHRQSVNLQNINLLKG, encoded by the coding sequence ATGCTGGCTGAGTCTCTTGCGCTCTCCGCGGTTCTGTTCACGATCGGCGTGGTCGGCGTGCTGATCCGCCGCAACGCGATCATCATCTTCATGTGCGTCGAGCTGATGCTCAACGCCGTCAACCTGACGTTCATCGCCTTCTCCCGGTACTACGGCGCCGCGGGACAGGTATTCGTGGTGTTCGTGATGACCGTCGCGGCGGCTGAAGCGGCCGTCGGGCTGGCGATCATCATCTCGATCTTCCGCCACCGCCAATCGGTGAACCTGCAGAACATCAATCTCCTCAAAGGATGA
- the nuoL gene encoding NADH-quinone oxidoreductase subunit L, whose translation MMLLQIAAEAHPLTGTIAEWVWLLPVLPLLGFVINGGVSLLSAATRGAEIRESAESAEVAPHRYAAISSIMGPLVLVLTFGLAFAIFSQMRSVTLEAPFIQRYFSWMPVGNLQIDAALQLDQLSMVMVLIITGVGALIHIFSVGYMREDPGYPRYFAYLNLFVFFMLVLVLGANYPVLFVGWEGVGLCSYLLIGFWFSDKANADAGKKAFIVNRIGDFGFLVAMFLMFANFGTLDFAGVNAAAATLPLGTALLTAMCLFMFLGCAGKSAQIPLYVWLPDAMAGPTPVSALIHAATMVTAGVYLVARSSVLFALAPVASLTVALVGAVTAIFAATIGLKQWDIKKVLAYSTISQLGYMFIGVGVGAYTAGLFHLMTHSFFKALLFLGAGSVIYSIHAAYHHTHNHDDAQDMRNMGGMKKYMPVTWGLMWIATLAISGIPPFAGFFSKDEILGAAFARAGHSTLAESSLLGVPGSTILYLVYVLGVASALLTAIYMTRMMIYTFHGPNRTGEAERSHLHEAPWVMTGPLVILGLLSLAGGWFNLPALIPAGPVGALEHWLHPVVGASEAAVAGAATEVVHAGTELALIGVAVLVAIAGMVFAAFRLKPEGLVPKSEAPEEHGFERILANKYFVDEGYDRVIVNPTYQLSRNVLWRGVDAGLIDGLLVNGSAALARAFGWLGSRLQNGAVGTYAWVLVVGVLAVLGAVTLR comes from the coding sequence ATGATGCTACTCCAGATAGCAGCGGAAGCTCATCCGCTGACGGGTACCATCGCCGAATGGGTTTGGCTGCTGCCCGTGCTCCCGCTGCTCGGATTCGTGATCAACGGCGGAGTGTCGCTGCTGAGCGCAGCGACACGAGGCGCAGAGATCAGAGAGAGCGCAGAGAGCGCAGAGGTAGCGCCGCATCGCTATGCGGCGATCTCCAGCATCATGGGGCCTCTCGTGCTGGTGCTCACGTTCGGGCTGGCGTTCGCCATCTTCTCGCAGATGCGGTCGGTGACGCTGGAAGCCCCGTTCATCCAGCGGTACTTCAGCTGGATGCCGGTTGGGAATCTCCAGATTGACGCCGCGCTGCAGCTCGATCAGCTGTCCATGGTGATGGTGCTGATCATCACCGGTGTGGGGGCGCTGATTCACATCTTCAGCGTCGGCTACATGCGCGAAGATCCGGGTTACCCGCGTTACTTCGCGTATCTCAATCTGTTCGTGTTCTTCATGCTCGTGCTGGTCCTCGGCGCCAACTATCCCGTCCTGTTCGTCGGATGGGAAGGCGTCGGACTCTGCTCTTACCTCCTGATCGGCTTCTGGTTCTCCGACAAGGCGAATGCCGACGCCGGCAAGAAGGCGTTCATCGTCAACAGGATCGGAGACTTCGGGTTCCTGGTGGCGATGTTCCTGATGTTCGCGAATTTCGGGACGCTCGACTTCGCGGGCGTGAACGCCGCGGCCGCAACGCTGCCGCTCGGGACCGCGCTTCTCACCGCCATGTGCCTCTTCATGTTCCTCGGCTGCGCAGGCAAGAGCGCGCAGATCCCGTTATACGTGTGGCTGCCCGACGCGATGGCCGGTCCAACGCCTGTGTCCGCCCTGATCCATGCGGCCACTATGGTCACGGCCGGCGTCTACCTGGTCGCGCGAAGCTCGGTGCTGTTCGCGCTCGCCCCTGTGGCGAGTCTGACAGTGGCGCTGGTGGGAGCGGTGACGGCCATCTTTGCGGCGACGATCGGCCTCAAGCAGTGGGACATCAAGAAGGTGCTGGCGTATTCGACCATATCGCAGCTCGGGTACATGTTCATCGGCGTCGGAGTGGGCGCGTACACCGCCGGCCTGTTCCACCTGATGACTCACTCCTTCTTCAAGGCGCTGCTGTTCCTCGGTGCGGGGTCGGTCATCTATTCGATTCACGCGGCTTATCACCACACGCACAACCATGACGACGCGCAGGACATGCGGAACATGGGCGGGATGAAGAAATACATGCCGGTCACCTGGGGCCTGATGTGGATCGCGACGCTGGCCATATCCGGCATCCCGCCTTTCGCCGGCTTCTTTTCCAAGGACGAGATACTCGGCGCTGCGTTCGCGCGCGCGGGACACTCGACCCTCGCTGAATCCAGCCTGCTCGGCGTCCCGGGAAGCACGATTCTTTATCTGGTGTACGTGCTCGGAGTCGCCTCCGCGCTTCTGACGGCGATCTACATGACGCGGATGATGATCTATACGTTCCACGGGCCCAACCGGACCGGTGAGGCGGAGCGGTCGCATCTGCACGAGGCGCCGTGGGTAATGACGGGCCCGCTCGTCATCCTCGGCCTGCTGAGCCTTGCCGGCGGGTGGTTCAATCTTCCGGCGCTGATCCCGGCAGGCCCGGTCGGGGCGCTCGAGCACTGGCTGCATCCCGTTGTCGGCGCGTCCGAGGCGGCCGTCGCCGGCGCAGCGACTGAAGTGGTTCACGCAGGCACCGAGCTCGCGTTGATCGGCGTCGCCGTGCTCGTGGCGATCGCGGGCATGGTGTTCGCCGCGTTCCGGCTCAAGCCCGAGGGGCTCGTGCCGAAGTCGGAGGCGCCCGAGGAGCACGGCTTCGAGCGCATCCTCGCCAACAAGTATTTCGTGGACGAAGGTTACGATCGCGTGATCGTGAATCCGACGTATCAACTCTCGCGCAACGTGCTCTGGCGAGGCGTTGACGCGGGATTGATTGACGGACTGCTGGTCAATGGAAGCGCCGCCCTGGCGCGCGCATTCGGGTGGCTCGGATCGCGTCTTCAGAACGGCGCTGTCGGCACCTACGCATGGGTGCTCGTCGTCGGCGTTCTCGCGGTGCTCGGCGCCGTGACATTACGGTAA
- a CDS encoding NADH-quinone oxidoreductase subunit M — protein MEAILRSIGYDAWVLPALLLIPVAGAALLLAMTPGASDAEGLERSNRSARLIAFGVLLAEFIVSAGMWWTFDPSNAGWQSAIDAAWIPMWGIRFTLGVDGIALMMILLTTFIMPLCVLGSWTSIKTKVHAYFALMLILTSGMLGVFMARDLFLFYVMWEVMLVPMYFIIGIWGGERRIYAAIKFFIYTMLPSLLMLVAILYLGVHAGAGGTPNFSYDNLLANPSLAPKAALWLFGAFFAAFAVKVPMFPFHTWLPDAHVEAPTAGSVILAAIMLKMGTFGFLRFALPLFPGAAMNPTVRTVIVTLAVIGIIYGALVAMVQPDFKKLVAYSSVSHLGFVMLGIFALTLQSVQGALMIMINHGISTGALFLLIGMIYERKHSRQIDSYGGIARVVPIFAALLTLVSLSSIGLPGTNGFVGEFLVLVGSFKPYPVFTTVATTGVIFAACYLLWAIQRILFNPLDKKENENIPDLNWREISLMVPLVVVIIWLGVYPAPVLRRMETAAQSFVTHVEQGARAARQAGAPVVAESEGARR, from the coding sequence ATGGAAGCTATTCTCCGATCAATCGGATACGACGCCTGGGTTCTGCCGGCGCTGCTGCTTATCCCGGTTGCGGGAGCGGCGCTGCTGCTTGCCATGACCCCGGGCGCGAGCGACGCCGAGGGTCTCGAGCGCTCCAACAGGTCGGCGCGCCTCATCGCGTTCGGCGTGCTGCTCGCCGAGTTCATCGTATCGGCGGGAATGTGGTGGACGTTCGATCCCTCGAATGCCGGCTGGCAGTCCGCCATTGATGCGGCGTGGATTCCGATGTGGGGTATCCGCTTCACGCTCGGCGTGGACGGCATCGCCCTCATGATGATCCTGCTCACGACCTTCATCATGCCGCTGTGCGTGCTCGGCAGCTGGACGAGCATCAAGACGAAGGTGCACGCCTACTTCGCGCTCATGCTGATACTCACGAGCGGAATGCTCGGCGTATTCATGGCGCGCGATCTCTTCCTGTTCTACGTGATGTGGGAAGTGATGCTTGTACCGATGTATTTCATCATCGGGATCTGGGGAGGCGAGCGCCGGATCTACGCGGCCATCAAGTTCTTCATCTACACGATGCTGCCGTCGCTGCTCATGCTCGTCGCGATCCTGTACCTCGGCGTTCACGCCGGCGCGGGCGGCACGCCGAATTTCAGCTACGACAACCTGCTGGCGAATCCGTCCCTGGCGCCGAAGGCGGCGCTGTGGCTGTTCGGTGCGTTCTTCGCGGCGTTTGCCGTGAAGGTGCCGATGTTCCCGTTCCACACGTGGCTGCCTGATGCGCACGTCGAGGCGCCGACTGCCGGCTCGGTGATCCTTGCCGCCATCATGCTCAAGATGGGCACGTTCGGCTTCCTGCGATTCGCTCTGCCGCTTTTCCCGGGTGCAGCGATGAACCCGACAGTTCGCACGGTCATCGTCACGCTGGCCGTCATCGGGATCATCTACGGGGCGCTGGTGGCGATGGTGCAGCCGGACTTCAAGAAGCTCGTGGCGTATTCGTCGGTCAGCCATCTCGGCTTCGTGATGCTTGGAATCTTCGCGCTCACGCTGCAGAGCGTACAGGGCGCGCTGATGATCATGATCAATCACGGCATCTCGACCGGCGCCTTGTTCCTTCTCATCGGCATGATCTACGAGAGGAAGCATTCGCGCCAGATCGATTCGTACGGAGGCATCGCCCGGGTTGTGCCGATATTCGCCGCACTTCTGACGCTCGTTTCGCTCAGCAGCATCGGGCTGCCGGGAACCAACGGATTCGTCGGGGAGTTCCTGGTGCTGGTCGGGTCTTTCAAGCCGTATCCGGTGTTCACGACCGTTGCGACTACCGGCGTGATCTTCGCCGCCTGTTACCTGCTGTGGGCGATCCAGCGAATCCTGTTCAACCCGCTCGACAAGAAGGAGAACGAGAACATCCCGGATCTCAACTGGCGCGAGATCTCCCTGATGGTGCCGCTCGTCGTGGTCATAATCTGGCTTGGCGTGTATCCGGCGCCGGTGCTGCGGCGGATGGAGACCGCGGCCCAGTCGTTCGTCACGCACGTGGAGCAGGGCGCACGCGCGGCCCGGCAGGCAGGCGCGCCGGTCGTCGCGGAATCCGAAGGAGCCCGCCGATGA
- a CDS encoding NADH-quinone oxidoreductase subunit N, translating to MSFDLSIPGQLMTAFAPDILLMGGAMVLLLWAAWKPESDALQRNIGVASIVLCVTVMVAIGYYMARADTTMPGIIAVDNFRWTADIIFLLATIGTIALSMDYNAREGMKAAESHVLLLFATSGMMTLAAARDLMIVFLGIEIMSIAVYVLAGLNRRSEKSAEGAIKYFLLGAFSTGFLLYGIALVYGATGTTNLTLIGERAMQVGLSSNVMLVVGIALLLVGFGFKVALAPFHMWAPDVYEGAPTPITAYMAAAVKAAAFVGFLRVWLEAFPGVASSWHGPVWWLAVATMAGGNLIALAQKNIKRMLAYSSIAHAGYILVAVASATTAATGAFMFYLLAYTLATFGAFGVIVALERTGGTRLNIEDYAGLWRVRPWLATAMAIFMLALLGFPIFGGVGFFAKYWIIQSALQAPVPQTRLAVILVLTSVVSAGYYLNVVMVMFMRPRADDAATVAPVSGWTRSVIAIAAILILVLGVLPNPVARWTQSSRIVPPVAAATPPGVVPASVAR from the coding sequence ATGAGCTTCGATCTTTCGATTCCCGGCCAGCTGATGACGGCCTTCGCGCCCGACATCCTGCTCATGGGAGGCGCGATGGTCCTGCTGCTCTGGGCGGCATGGAAGCCGGAGAGCGATGCGCTTCAGCGGAACATCGGCGTCGCCAGCATCGTTCTTTGCGTGACGGTAATGGTGGCGATCGGCTACTACATGGCGCGCGCCGACACGACGATGCCCGGCATCATCGCGGTGGACAATTTTCGCTGGACCGCGGACATCATCTTCCTGCTTGCGACAATCGGCACGATCGCCCTCTCGATGGATTACAACGCGAGGGAAGGGATGAAGGCGGCGGAATCGCACGTGCTTCTCCTGTTCGCGACGTCAGGCATGATGACGCTGGCGGCGGCGCGCGATCTCATGATCGTATTCCTCGGCATCGAGATCATGTCCATCGCGGTATACGTGCTGGCGGGTCTCAACCGTCGCAGTGAAAAGTCGGCCGAAGGAGCGATCAAGTACTTCCTCCTCGGCGCGTTCTCCACCGGATTCCTGCTGTATGGAATCGCGCTGGTGTACGGCGCTACCGGGACAACCAACCTCACGCTGATCGGCGAGCGGGCGATGCAGGTGGGACTGAGCTCCAACGTGATGCTCGTCGTGGGGATCGCGCTGCTGCTCGTCGGCTTTGGCTTCAAGGTCGCGCTGGCGCCGTTCCACATGTGGGCGCCCGACGTGTATGAGGGAGCGCCGACGCCGATCACGGCGTACATGGCGGCGGCGGTAAAGGCTGCGGCGTTCGTCGGTTTCCTGCGAGTCTGGCTGGAGGCGTTTCCCGGCGTGGCGTCGAGCTGGCACGGGCCCGTCTGGTGGCTCGCCGTGGCCACGATGGCGGGCGGCAATCTCATCGCGCTCGCTCAGAAGAACATCAAGCGCATGCTGGCGTACTCCAGCATCGCGCACGCCGGCTACATCCTTGTCGCGGTCGCCAGCGCGACTACCGCCGCTACCGGGGCATTCATGTTCTATCTCCTGGCATACACACTGGCGACGTTCGGTGCCTTCGGCGTGATCGTCGCACTGGAGAGGACGGGTGGTACGCGGCTCAACATCGAAGATTACGCGGGCCTGTGGAGGGTGCGTCCATGGCTTGCGACGGCGATGGCCATCTTCATGCTCGCGCTGCTGGGCTTCCCGATCTTCGGCGGCGTCGGATTCTTCGCCAAGTACTGGATCATCCAGTCGGCGCTCCAGGCACCGGTACCGCAGACCAGGCTCGCCGTCATTCTCGTTCTCACGAGCGTCGTCTCGGCCGGCTACTATCTCAATGTGGTGATGGTAATGTTCATGCGGCCACGGGCCGACGACGCAGCCACCGTCGCGCCTGTTTCCGGATGGACCCGATCGGTAATCGCGATAGCCGCGATTCTGATCCTCGTTCTGGGAGTTCTCCCGAACCCCGTCGCGCGGTGGACACAGAGCAGCCGAATCGTCCCGCCAGTTGCCGCCGCGACGCCGCCCGGAGTGGTGCCAGCTTCGGTCGCGAGGTAG
- a CDS encoding phosphomannomutase/phosphoglucomutase, which translates to MLSRNIFREYDIRGVTGVDLTPDVARVVARAYAAFLAGYGITGEIAVGRDNRPSGNDLHAELVAGLLESGLDVVDIGIVPTPLAYWAQHNLNVAGGIQITGSHNPPQFNGFKLGLGRNSVYGDDIQKIYEIAAGGKFPSGKGALRSEEIVDRYVEDVGSRIGTIARPINCVADCGNGVGAIVAGKLFDRIGVPARILFGDSDGTFPNHHPDPTVPKNLEDLIAAVKEGKSELGIAFDGDADRIGVVDEDGTIIWGDQLLIIYARDVLSRTGKGQSIIFDVKCSQALPEEVEKAGGKPVMWKTGHSLIEEKMHETNAPIAGEMSGHMFFAEGWYGFDDALYGAARLLRIVADTGKSVREMMADVPRFVSTPEIRVDCADDAKFGIVDAARAHFAAAHNVIDVDGVRVLYGDGWGLIRASNTQPVLVMRFEARTQEHLDSIRSEMEGWLRQQGVAV; encoded by the coding sequence TTGCTGTCCAGGAACATATTTCGAGAGTACGACATCCGTGGCGTGACGGGAGTGGACCTCACGCCGGACGTGGCGCGGGTGGTGGCGCGAGCATACGCCGCGTTTCTCGCCGGGTACGGAATCACGGGGGAGATTGCAGTCGGCCGCGACAACAGGCCGAGCGGAAACGATCTTCACGCCGAGCTCGTCGCCGGACTTCTCGAGAGCGGTCTCGACGTCGTGGACATCGGAATTGTCCCGACACCGCTGGCATACTGGGCGCAGCACAACCTGAACGTCGCCGGCGGAATTCAGATTACCGGCTCGCACAACCCGCCCCAGTTCAACGGCTTCAAGCTTGGCCTCGGCAGGAACTCGGTCTACGGCGACGACATCCAGAAGATCTACGAGATCGCTGCCGGCGGGAAGTTTCCCTCGGGAAAGGGAGCGCTTCGCAGCGAAGAGATCGTGGATCGCTACGTGGAAGACGTGGGAAGCCGAATCGGAACGATCGCGCGGCCCATCAACTGCGTCGCTGACTGCGGAAACGGCGTTGGCGCCATCGTCGCCGGCAAGCTCTTCGATCGTATCGGAGTGCCGGCGCGCATCCTGTTCGGCGACAGCGATGGGACCTTCCCCAACCACCATCCCGATCCTACGGTCCCGAAGAATCTCGAAGACCTGATCGCGGCGGTGAAGGAAGGGAAGTCGGAGCTCGGCATCGCGTTCGATGGCGACGCCGACCGCATTGGAGTCGTGGACGAGGACGGCACGATCATCTGGGGCGATCAGCTTCTGATCATCTATGCCCGCGACGTTCTCTCGCGCACGGGGAAGGGCCAGTCCATAATCTTCGACGTGAAATGTTCGCAGGCTCTCCCTGAGGAAGTGGAGAAGGCGGGGGGCAAGCCCGTGATGTGGAAGACGGGGCACTCGCTGATCGAGGAGAAGATGCATGAGACCAATGCACCGATCGCGGGCGAGATGTCGGGTCACATGTTCTTCGCCGAAGGGTGGTACGGGTTCGACGACGCGTTGTACGGTGCGGCACGACTTCTTCGAATCGTGGCCGACACAGGAAAGAGCGTCCGCGAGATGATGGCCGACGTTCCAAGGTTCGTTTCCACTCCCGAGATCAGGGTGGACTGCGCCGACGACGCGAAGTTCGGCATCGTGGATGCGGCAAGAGCACATTTCGCCGCGGCGCACAACGTGATAGACGTTGACGGAGTACGGGTATTGTACGGCGACGGATGGGGACTCATCAGGGCATCCAACACGCAGCCGGTTCTCGTCATGCGCTTCGAGGCCCGCACGCAGGAGCATCTGGACTCCATCCGCTCGGAGATGGAAGGCTGGCTGCGCCAGCAGGGCGTCGCGGTCTGA
- a CDS encoding UPF0182 family protein → MTTRRRLASGFVAAAAVLLFGRVSALLYADHAWYDALGAVALWRERIGDIVTIQLCFAVFAGLFALLNLSAIRRSIVSLAFPRRLGNVEFGEAVPRKILDRAAFVLAAGVAALMSLAVPSWDKLALVRAGVRFGETDPFFQMDIGFYTAWLPLESAAYVWCLALLILVSVIVTGLYALTPSLRWHRGAFQVSVRVRRHLSVLASLFLLMMAWSYRLDGYELLIKGSGPDGMFSYVDHQWLIPAYLSLSVGTVAAGALVIVSGWTGQLRAGFFTISAVLIFSVALDLILPSVVRRFAGTTAIAARERPYVATRAAFTARAYGLPRNAPQPPPHEVTRFAAFADSARIAKVMSSAKDSALVYPGAVGAALVLHGRQVAAPLLGTGLRRLALAWSEQRLDLAWSTLPENARLARNRDVRRRVRSLMPVFTQGSGVVPGYIGDTLVWIAELYSASASYPLSRHYPLAGEERSYFRHSGTALVNSATGRVTVVPSSSPDPTAVAWRARFPANIRPGGPDLLDELTSGPRQTESASPGSASPASDAAFRTEVRRLFARMRSALSAGDLMAFAAAYDSLGIIVGR, encoded by the coding sequence ATGACCACACGGCGGCGGCTCGCCTCAGGGTTCGTCGCTGCCGCGGCCGTTCTTCTCTTCGGGCGCGTTTCCGCGCTGCTGTATGCCGATCACGCGTGGTACGATGCGCTCGGAGCTGTGGCTTTGTGGCGCGAGCGCATCGGCGACATCGTCACCATCCAGCTGTGCTTCGCGGTCTTTGCGGGCCTCTTCGCGTTGCTCAATCTATCCGCCATCCGCCGCAGTATCGTCTCACTGGCTTTCCCACGGCGACTGGGCAATGTCGAATTCGGCGAAGCCGTGCCGAGGAAGATCCTGGATCGCGCGGCGTTCGTGCTCGCTGCTGGCGTGGCTGCCCTGATGTCCCTCGCTGTGCCTTCGTGGGACAAGCTTGCGCTCGTCCGGGCGGGCGTCCGCTTCGGAGAGACCGATCCGTTCTTTCAGATGGACATCGGGTTCTACACCGCCTGGCTGCCGCTCGAGAGCGCGGCATACGTGTGGTGCCTCGCGCTGCTGATACTCGTGTCGGTGATAGTGACCGGTCTGTACGCTCTCACTCCAAGTCTTCGGTGGCATCGCGGCGCTTTCCAGGTATCTGTGCGCGTGCGGCGTCACCTGTCGGTTCTCGCCAGCCTGTTCCTGCTCATGATGGCGTGGAGCTACCGGCTCGACGGATACGAGCTCCTGATAAAGGGAAGCGGACCCGACGGGATGTTCTCCTATGTGGATCATCAGTGGCTGATTCCCGCCTATCTCTCGCTATCGGTCGGAACTGTGGCGGCGGGAGCGCTCGTGATCGTGAGCGGATGGACCGGACAGCTTCGCGCGGGATTCTTCACCATCAGCGCAGTGCTGATATTCTCGGTGGCGCTGGATCTCATTCTTCCGTCCGTGGTCCGGCGATTCGCCGGCACCACCGCCATCGCCGCCAGGGAACGTCCGTACGTCGCCACACGCGCCGCTTTCACCGCGCGGGCGTATGGTCTGCCGAGAAATGCTCCGCAACCGCCCCCGCATGAAGTCACGCGATTCGCTGCGTTCGCTGACTCCGCGCGCATCGCGAAGGTCATGTCGTCGGCGAAGGACAGCGCGCTCGTCTACCCAGGAGCAGTGGGAGCGGCTCTCGTGCTGCACGGCCGGCAAGTCGCCGCACCGCTGCTCGGAACCGGACTCCGCCGGCTTGCGCTGGCGTGGTCCGAGCAGCGACTCGACCTCGCGTGGAGCACGTTGCCCGAGAATGCCCGCCTCGCGCGCAATCGAGACGTGCGACGTCGTGTGCGGTCACTGATGCCTGTATTCACTCAGGGAAGCGGTGTCGTTCCAGGCTATATCGGGGACACTCTCGTCTGGATCGCCGAGCTGTACTCGGCGTCCGCGAGCTACCCCTTGAGCCGCCATTACCCGCTCGCCGGCGAGGAGCGGTCCTACTTCAGGCACAGCGGTACAGCTCTCGTCAACTCGGCGACGGGCCGCGTCACGGTCGTCCCGTCGAGCTCGCCGGATCCGACAGCCGTCGCCTGGCGGGCGCGTTTCCCCGCCAACATACGTCCGGGCGGGCCGGATCTGCTCGATGAGCTGACGTCGGGGCCACGACAGACAGAGTCCGCATCACCGGGGTCGGCGAGCCCGGCGAGCGACGCCGCATTCCGCACCGAGGTGCGCCGTCTCTTTGCCCGGATGCGCTCGGCACTTTCGGCGGGAGACCTCATGGCATTCGCCGCGGCATACGACTCGCTCGGCATCATTGTCGGACGATGA
- a CDS encoding carbamate kinase produces the protein MNLNSRTAVVALGGNALSPPGERSTIADQFRHTRESLGPIVDLAVEGWNLCIVHGNGPQVGDELVRSEVARSEVAPLPLGVLVASTAGWIGYMIQQSVENALRLAGNPRLVTTVITQVEVDPADPALSEPTKFIGHAIPEARADALRSEGHAVKRDPRGHQRRVVGSPAPIAIHEIHVIRQLVREGIVVVACGGGGIPVYADARLGLEGVDAVVDKDSAAAVLAADLGAELFLILTDVNAVYADWGRDSQRALTSLSAAEAERLDAAGAFGEGSMAPKVRAAVEYVRRTGGRAVITELSRGLDAVHGRAGTTIAR, from the coding sequence ATGAACCTGAATTCAAGAACCGCCGTCGTTGCGCTCGGCGGCAATGCCCTCTCTCCACCTGGCGAGCGATCCACGATAGCCGACCAGTTCCGGCATACGCGTGAAAGTCTCGGACCGATAGTGGATCTCGCGGTCGAAGGCTGGAACCTGTGCATCGTACACGGGAACGGTCCGCAGGTGGGCGACGAGCTGGTGCGGAGCGAAGTGGCGCGCTCGGAGGTTGCTCCGCTGCCGCTCGGCGTCCTCGTCGCCAGCACCGCCGGGTGGATCGGGTACATGATCCAGCAGTCGGTCGAGAACGCGCTGCGTCTCGCCGGCAATCCGCGCCTCGTGACCACAGTCATCACCCAGGTCGAAGTGGATCCGGCCGATCCCGCTCTTTCAGAACCGACGAAGTTCATCGGGCACGCCATTCCCGAGGCGAGAGCAGACGCGCTTCGGTCAGAAGGGCATGCGGTGAAGCGGGATCCCCGCGGGCATCAGAGACGCGTTGTCGGAAGTCCGGCGCCGATCGCGATCCACGAGATCCACGTGATACGCCAGCTCGTTCGCGAGGGCATCGTGGTCGTCGCATGCGGAGGCGGCGGCATTCCGGTCTACGCCGACGCGCGTCTCGGCCTCGAGGGGGTGGATGCCGTAGTGGACAAGGATTCCGCCGCGGCCGTACTCGCAGCCGATCTGGGTGCGGAGCTGTTTCTGATTCTGACCGACGTGAACGCGGTGTACGCCGATTGGGGTCGCGATTCGCAAAGGGCCCTCACCAGTCTCTCGGCTGCCGAGGCCGAGAGACTCGACGCGGCTGGCGCCTTTGGCGAGGGCAGCATGGCCCCCAAGGTACGCGCCGCGGTGGAGTATGTGCGCCGCACCGGCGGACGCGCCGTAATTACGGAGTTGAGCCGCGGTCTGGACGCCGTACACGGACGCGCGGGGACTACCATAGCCCGTTAA